A genomic window from Sulfurospirillum multivorans DSM 12446 includes:
- the argB gene encoding acetylglutamate kinase, with protein MDALPYIKLFNKKTIVIKYGGAAQINPELKEQFAKDIVLLYLVGIKPIIVHGGGKKINALLDKLEVKSTFVDGLRVTDDQVMEVVEMVLSGSINKEITTLLNHHGAKAIGITGKDANFIHAKPMDDGKYGLVGDITKIDKKVLKHLIREKFIPVIAPIAAGDDVDHPGYNINADLAASKIAVAMKAKKIIFLTDTPGVLDKEGHLISSLDKTKIKALKKDGTISGGMIPKLDACLETIRGGVECAHIIDGRVQHSILLELFTKDGIGTIIKE; from the coding sequence ATGGACGCCCTGCCGTACATTAAACTTTTCAATAAAAAAACCATTGTAATCAAATACGGTGGCGCCGCACAAATCAACCCAGAGCTCAAAGAGCAGTTTGCAAAAGATATTGTTCTGCTCTATCTTGTTGGCATTAAGCCGATCATCGTCCATGGCGGTGGCAAAAAGATCAATGCACTCTTAGACAAACTCGAAGTCAAAAGTACCTTTGTGGATGGCTTACGCGTAACGGATGATCAAGTGATGGAAGTCGTTGAGATGGTGCTTAGTGGAAGCATCAACAAAGAAATCACCACGCTTTTGAATCATCATGGTGCAAAAGCGATTGGGATTACCGGTAAAGATGCCAATTTTATCCACGCAAAACCGATGGACGATGGCAAATACGGACTTGTGGGTGACATCACCAAAATCGATAAAAAAGTGCTCAAACACCTTATTCGTGAAAAATTCATCCCAGTTATTGCCCCCATTGCAGCAGGTGATGATGTAGATCATCCAGGCTATAACATCAACGCAGATCTTGCTGCAAGTAAAATTGCAGTGGCAATGAAAGCCAAAAAAATCATCTTTCTAACAGACACTCCCGGTGTACTGGATAAAGAAGGACATCTCATTTCAAGCCTCGATAAAACAAAAATCAAAGCGCTTAAAAAAGATGGCACCATTAGTGGTGGCATGATCCCAAAACTAGACGCTTGCTTAGAAACCATTCGTGGTGGGGTTGAATGCGCGCACATCATTGATGGAAGAGTGCAACACTCCATTTTACTAGAGCTTTTTACCAAAGATGGTATTGGCACGATCATTAAAGAATAA
- the kdsB gene encoding 3-deoxy-manno-octulosonate cytidylyltransferase, translating into MIIIPARLASTRFPGKILADIHGLPMVIATAKRVQNLDDVAIAADTEEVVTLAQKHGFKAILTSQNHQSGTDRINEAASKLSLPEDEIIINVQADEPFIEEAVVKSVIERAQKTEAMITSACKKIDLLHVKDPNLVKVILDTHDNAIYFSRSAIPYDREGGFEGYFGHLGIYAFRKNALETFCALPYAPIEHIEKLEQLRAIYHGYKIAMVEVQSQSFGIDTPEDLERALAFFS; encoded by the coding sequence GTGATTATTATCCCAGCACGCCTTGCGTCCACGCGTTTTCCTGGTAAAATCTTAGCCGATATTCACGGTCTTCCCATGGTCATTGCCACGGCAAAACGTGTGCAAAATCTGGATGATGTTGCTATCGCAGCCGACACAGAAGAAGTCGTAACACTCGCTCAAAAGCATGGTTTTAAAGCCATTTTAACGTCTCAAAATCATCAAAGTGGGACGGATCGCATCAATGAAGCCGCTTCAAAACTAAGTCTTCCTGAGGATGAGATCATTATCAACGTGCAAGCTGATGAGCCATTCATCGAAGAAGCGGTGGTAAAAAGTGTGATTGAACGCGCCCAAAAGACAGAGGCGATGATCACCAGTGCATGCAAGAAAATTGATCTCTTACATGTAAAAGATCCAAACCTTGTTAAAGTCATTTTAGACACACATGATAATGCCATTTATTTTTCAAGAAGCGCCATTCCGTATGACCGTGAAGGTGGATTTGAGGGCTATTTTGGACACTTAGGCATTTACGCATTTCGCAAAAATGCACTTGAGACGTTTTGTGCCCTTCCCTACGCGCCTATCGAGCATATCGAAAAATTAGAACAGCTACGTGCCATCTACCACGGATATAAAATTGCGATGGTGGAAGTGCAAAGTCAAAGTTTTGGCATCGACACGCCTGAGGATTTAGAACGAGCCCTCGCTTTTTTTAGTTAA
- the thrC gene encoding threonine synthase, giving the protein MFIETRGNDGQRPNKVPFSFAILNPSASFGGLYVPENLPKIDTTFLEKASKKSYKEITLDILRLFNIDIEEEVMQKAVALYDTFDDASEPTPLSQIEEDLFVNELYHGPTRAFKDMALQPFGYILSHLAQKLNEQYLILAATSGDTGPATLDTFANKPNIKVVCLYPDGGTSDVQRLQMTTQKSPNLKIIGIHGNFDDAQNALKSLLASPSFKETLNAKEIKLSAANSVNFGRIIFQIIYHIYAYVALLKKDKVELGKPFYTIIPSGNFGNALGAYYAKKMGLPIEKILIASNINNILTDLITTGVYDLRNRSLLQTTSPAMDILISSNVERVLFDKFGAARTKELMDSLKENKFYTLSKEELAQLQEDFEAVYSDDAFGKEQIKHYADQGYIMDPHTATCLKAYKELKAKPLPCVLCSTAEWTKFAPTMFNAIQQNSVKYSDKEALEGISKALHVKIPECISTLFNEPVIHNKIVEKESIEAEIFDFLNLTCKKECQ; this is encoded by the coding sequence ATGTTTATAGAAACCAGAGGTAATGACGGGCAAAGACCTAATAAAGTTCCCTTTTCATTTGCTATCTTAAATCCAAGCGCAAGCTTTGGCGGACTGTATGTGCCAGAGAATTTACCTAAAATCGACACAACCTTTTTAGAAAAAGCTTCAAAAAAAAGCTACAAAGAGATCACGCTGGACATTTTAAGACTCTTTAACATTGACATTGAAGAAGAAGTCATGCAAAAAGCAGTCGCATTGTATGATACGTTTGATGATGCGAGTGAGCCTACTCCACTGTCTCAAATTGAAGAGGATTTGTTTGTCAACGAGCTCTATCATGGCCCAACACGCGCCTTTAAAGATATGGCATTGCAACCTTTTGGCTACATTCTCTCTCACCTTGCACAAAAGCTCAATGAGCAGTACCTCATTTTGGCGGCAACCAGTGGCGACACAGGGCCTGCCACACTTGATACCTTTGCCAATAAACCTAACATCAAAGTCGTCTGTCTTTACCCTGATGGTGGAACGAGCGATGTACAACGTCTTCAAATGACGACGCAAAAAAGCCCCAATCTAAAAATCATTGGTATTCACGGAAATTTTGACGATGCTCAAAATGCGCTCAAAAGCCTGCTCGCATCTCCTAGCTTTAAAGAAACGCTGAATGCGAAAGAGATTAAACTCAGCGCCGCCAATTCGGTCAATTTTGGACGCATCATTTTCCAAATCATCTACCATATTTATGCCTATGTTGCGTTGCTGAAAAAAGACAAAGTCGAACTTGGCAAGCCTTTTTACACGATCATCCCTAGTGGCAATTTTGGTAACGCTTTAGGAGCGTATTACGCGAAAAAGATGGGTCTTCCGATTGAAAAAATTCTGATCGCTTCTAACATTAACAACATCCTCACCGATCTTATCACGACAGGTGTGTACGATCTTCGCAACCGAAGTCTGCTTCAAACAACCTCCCCTGCGATGGATATTTTAATTTCATCCAATGTCGAGCGTGTTTTGTTTGACAAATTTGGCGCAGCGCGAACCAAAGAGCTGATGGATTCGCTTAAAGAGAATAAATTTTATACGCTAAGCAAAGAAGAGCTTGCACAGCTACAAGAAGATTTTGAAGCCGTTTACTCCGATGACGCCTTTGGAAAAGAGCAAATCAAGCATTACGCCGATCAAGGCTACATCATGGACCCACATACAGCAACGTGTCTTAAAGCCTACAAAGAGCTCAAAGCCAAGCCACTTCCGTGTGTGCTTTGTTCCACCGCAGAATGGACAAAATTTGCACCAACGATGTTCAATGCCATCCAACAAAATAGCGTCAAATACAGCGATAAAGAGGCACTTGAGGGCATCAGCAAAGCGTTACATGTAAAGATTCCAGAGTGCATTAGCACACTGTTTAACGAGCCTGTCATCCACAATAAAATCGTTGAAAAAGAAAGCATCGAAGCGGAGATTTTTGATTTTTTAAACCTTACATGTAAAAAGGAATGCCAGTGA